A single genomic interval of Gossypium raimondii isolate GPD5lz chromosome 11, ASM2569854v1, whole genome shotgun sequence harbors:
- the LOC128034775 gene encoding uncharacterized protein LOC128034775: MEFYEEVQEEGNISTSKSASGVPKANYPVVIISRPKNNEARACITPKIIIQKPATFPYKDSKKVPWNYECNTTILGKETSAAIAEEDQGVGSHTHSGRRYDLLHKQPARISVLALLFSLEVHRSALMKVLNETYVANDISVNKLYRLVNNISADNIIFLSDDEIPSGGRGSTKALHITTRCKGYTFLGVLIDNGSTLNVLPLSTLNRLPVDSSHMKACQNIVRAFDGTKRRVMGRIEIPLIIGPTTYEVHFLVMDIKPSYNCLLGRPWIHSTGAVTISAEEDIIATITNDAPYVETDDKALECSFRSLEFVNATFITKGDRIPVPRISNTMKMGLQLMVGMGALLGRGLGRHLQGRIEAPVLKNKFDHFGLGYKPDMRQKKKELEKRQERRMARLRGDVVKWEPMTSPHISKTFVSRGIIHPQKRIPIVENIREILENVYINSIHEDTNEEGTLLGIRPYEPGSVLNNWTAEEIPEVFRAFLECPDINDMSDSAISENPFERDMCLEGSQNFEDDIDSNLSPDLLRMVEQDEKQILPHKEVVEIVTPEEGKVVKMGTRITEETKRDLIVLLQEFKDVFAWSYQDMLGLNTDIVVYRLPIRDDCKPVQQKLRRMRPDVVLKIKEEVQKQFDVGFPQVVKYSEWVANIVLVPKKDGKVRMCVDYRDLNKASPKYNFPLPHIDTLVDNMARCSLFSFMDGFLRYNQIKMHSEDMTKTTFITLWGTFCYRVMPFGLKNAGAIYHRAMVTLFHDMMHKEIDVYVDDMIAKSQTEKEHVQVLRKLFLRLRKFQLKRNPVKCTFGTRSGKLLGFVVSEKGIEIDLDKVKAIQELSPPRTQKEKAVKRSAIVDFLASRALEDYEPLDFDFPNEDLMCVATAEQGSQKIILGD, translated from the exons ATGGAGTTCTATGAAGAAGTTCAAGAGGAGGGAAACATAAGCACATCGAAATCAGCATCGGGAGTTCCAAAAGCTAATTATCCTGTGGTCATCATTTCACGACCTAAGAATAATGAAGCTAGAGCATGTATAACGCCAAAGATCATCATTCAAAAACCTGCAACCTTCCCTTACAAGGATAGCAAGAAAGTCCCGTGGAACTATGAGTGCAACACAACCATTCTAGGGAAGGAGACTTCAGCTGCTATTGCAGAAGAGGATCAGGGTGTAGGTTCTCATACGCATAGTGGAAGGCGCTACGATTTG ttgcataaacaaccagCTCGCATATCTGTACTAGCCTTACTTTTTAGCTTGGAAGTACACCGAAGTGCATTGATGAAAGTATTAAATGAAACTTACGTGGCCAATGATATTTCAGTCAACAAGCTATATCGACTAGTCAACAATATAAGTGCCGATAATATCATCTTTTTGAGTGATGACGAAATACCGTCAGGAGGTAGGGGGTCCACCAAAGCTTTGCACATTACCACGCGATGTAAAGGGTACACATTTCTGGGAGTTTTGATTGATAATGGGTCTACATTGAATGTATTACCCCTATCCACCCTAAATAGACTACCTGTGGATAGCTCACATATGAAGGCATGTCAGAATATAGTgagggcatttgatggaacTAAAAGGAGGGTTATGGGAAGGATTGAGATACCATTGATAATTGGCCCAACCACTTATGAGGTGCACTTCCTGGTAATGGATATCAAACCTTCCTACAACTGTTTGTTGGGGAGACCATGGATACACTCGACAGGGGCTGTGACGATAAGTGCTGAAGAAGATATCATCGCGACAATAACTAATGATGCGCCATATGTGGAGACCGACGATAAGGCATTGGAATGTTCTTTTCGGTCTTTAGAGTTCGTGAACGCGACATTTATTACCAAGGGAGACAGAATCCCAGTACCAAGAATATCCAATACCATGAAAATGGGTCTGCAGTTGATGGTAGGAATGGGAGCCTTGCTAGGAAGAGGTTTAGGAAGGCATCTGCAAGGAAGAATTGAGGCACCAGTACTAAAGAACAAGTTTGATCATTTTGGCTTAGGCTACAAGCCAGATATGAGGCAAAAGAAGAAAGAGTTAGAAAAGAGACAAGAAAGAAGAATGGCACGCTTGAGAGGGGATGTGGTCAAATGGGAACCTATGACCTCTCCTCACATATCCAAGACTTTTGTATCAAGAGGGATTATTCATCCTCAGAAAAGGATACCGATAGTAGAAAATATCAGGgaaatattagaaaatgtttACATCAATTCCATTCATGAAGACACAAATGAAGAAGGGACATTGTTGGGTATCCGTCCCTATGAACCTGggagtgttttaaataattggactgcagaagagaTACCTGAAGTTTTTAGAGCCTtcttaga GTGTCcggatatcaatgacatgagtgactctGCTATATCAGAAAACCCTTTTGaacgagacatgtgtttagagggatctcagaACTTTGAAGACGACATAGATAGTAACTTATCTCCAGACCttttgaggatggtagagcaggatgagaaacagatcctacctcataaAGAAGTGGTGGAGATTGTGACCCCGGAGGAAGGAAAAGTAGTAAAGATGGGAACACGCATAACTGAAGAAACGAAGCGAGACCTCATCGTGTTACTTCAGGAGTTCAAAGacgtcttcgcatggtcataccaagatatgctTGGTCTCAATACAGACATTGTAGTATACCGTCTTCCTATAAGAGATGATTGCAAACCAGTTCAGCAAAAACTCCGGAGAATGAGGCCTGATGTTGTgctaaaaataaaggaggagGTTCAAAAACAGTTCGATGTTGGATTCCCACAAGTGGTCAAGTATTCAGAATGGGTGGCCAACATCGTACTCGTCCCTAAAAAGGATGGgaaggtacgaatgtgtgtagacTACAGAGATTTAAATAAGGCCAGCCCGAAATATAATTTTCCTTTACCTCACATCGACACATTGGTGGACAACATGGCAAGATgctcattattttctttcatggacggTTTCTTGAgatataaccaaattaagatgcatTCTGAAGATATGACGAAGACCACATTCATAACCTTATGGGGAACATTCTGTTATAGGGTGATGCCATTCGGGTTGAAAAATGCAGGAGCTATATACCATAGAGCCATGGTGACCCttttccatgacatgatgcataaagaaatAGATGTCTATGTTGACGACATGATTGCCAAATCTCAAACAGAGAAGGAACATGTGCAAGTCCTGAGAAAGTTATTTCTAAGGTTAAGAAAGTTCCAGCTCAAACGCAACCCAGTGAAGTGTACCTTTGGGACTAGGTCGGGAAAGCTTCTAGGGTTTGTAGTCAGTGAAAAAGGGATTGAGATTGACCTAGACAAAGTCAAAGCAATACAAGAACTGTCTCCGCCACGTACTcaaaaagaa AAGGCTGTTAAAAGGAGTGCAATAGTAGACTTTTTAGCCAGTCGAGCTTTAGAAGACTATGAACCTCTGgattttgatttcccaaatgaagacTTGATGTGCGTGGCAACTGCTGAACAAGGTTCTCAAAAAATCATCCTTGGAGACTAA